The following coding sequences are from one Candidatus Zixiibacteriota bacterium window:
- a CDS encoding GDSL-type esterase/lipase family protein yields the protein MRYFWILVLAGSLLLNIVAIWAFFNYVKYGGSPLGDIKRKLTGTTKQSAPRVAYAQENAELLAKIERGEADSSRIVFLGASITQRWDFEKFLPEFPLVNRGVGGQLVPGILARYKRDVLELDPKAVIIKFCSINVRPQMPNKVLEDGMTMLAQLAHSNDIVPIVSTIIPSGKPEARIGDFSVADSLSKFNDWVRAFAESNHYPIIDFAAAIGDENGLLPRDCSVDPVHLNDKGYQIVSDAARPVLREVLGGE from the coding sequence ATGCGATACTTCTGGATACTGGTGCTGGCCGGTTCGCTGCTTTTGAACATTGTAGCGATTTGGGCCTTTTTCAATTATGTCAAGTACGGCGGCTCGCCGCTGGGAGATATCAAACGCAAACTGACCGGTACGACCAAACAGTCGGCTCCGAGGGTCGCTTATGCTCAGGAAAACGCTGAACTCCTGGCGAAGATCGAACGAGGTGAAGCTGATTCGTCGCGCATCGTTTTTCTGGGTGCCTCGATTACCCAACGTTGGGACTTCGAGAAGTTTTTACCTGAGTTTCCGCTTGTCAATAGGGGTGTCGGCGGACAGTTGGTGCCCGGAATCCTGGCGCGCTACAAGCGAGACGTGCTGGAGCTTGACCCCAAGGCTGTGATAATCAAGTTTTGTTCGATCAACGTCCGGCCGCAGATGCCCAACAAGGTTCTCGAAGATGGCATGACCATGTTGGCGCAGTTGGCCCACTCGAATGACATCGTGCCGATTGTGTCGACGATAATTCCGTCGGGCAAACCAGAGGCGCGGATCGGCGATTTTTCTGTGGCCGACAGTCTCTCAAAGTTCAACGACTGGGTGCGTGCCTTTGCCGAGTCGAACCACTACCCGATTATTGACTTCGCAGCCGCAATCGGCGATGAAAACGGATTATTGCCGCGCGACTGTTCGGTTGACCCGGTGCACTTGAACGACAAGGGTTACCAGATCGTTTCCGATGCTGCCCGTCCGGTTTTGCGTGAGGTGTTGGGGGGGGAGTGA
- the pabB gene encoding aminodeoxychorismate synthase component I, translating to METEIVTKEVVSSPEAFFATVAGRPGSVWLDSTLRFDDRGHNSFVAGDPQIDVALHENRVQVRKSGEAVQVLPGRDIWDELSGLWESRQYFSVGYISYEAMLPFVGVTPSVYGSIPSVRFLFFDRAQKFDHTESVGANSIDDAVDQSGGECLIQTSRADYIERIRAIKDHIREGDIYQANFTTRIDVNSDAPPFDVYRRLRRLNPAPYSAYLDFGDYQILSTSPERMFLKEGGRISTGPIKGTIAASDDPMANDYSRRRLLESDKDRAELLMIVDLERNDLGRIARTGTVEVERLFKTETYSSLIHLVSDISAELRNDVRLKDIVATLMPGGSITGAPKKRAVEIIADMETLPRSVYTGCIGYVDGDKADFNIAIRTMIHAGGQYQVHAGGGIVADSDPDSEYDEMLLKARNLLKSLGVQQEETVC from the coding sequence ATGGAAACAGAAATTGTCACCAAAGAAGTTGTGTCTTCACCGGAAGCGTTTTTTGCGACGGTAGCAGGCAGGCCCGGATCGGTTTGGCTGGATTCAACCCTGCGCTTTGATGATCGCGGGCACAACTCGTTTGTCGCCGGTGATCCGCAGATTGATGTTGCACTTCATGAGAATCGTGTGCAGGTTCGCAAGTCGGGCGAAGCGGTTCAGGTGCTTCCGGGGCGCGATATTTGGGATGAACTTTCAGGTTTGTGGGAAAGCCGGCAGTACTTTTCGGTTGGGTATATCTCGTATGAAGCAATGTTGCCGTTTGTCGGTGTCACGCCGTCCGTGTACGGTTCGATCCCGTCGGTGCGGTTTCTGTTCTTTGATCGGGCGCAGAAATTCGACCACACCGAAAGCGTCGGTGCCAATAGTATTGATGATGCTGTCGACCAATCCGGCGGCGAGTGTTTAATCCAAACCAGTCGTGCCGACTACATAGAACGCATCCGAGCTATTAAGGACCACATCCGCGAGGGAGACATCTACCAGGCCAATTTCACGACGCGTATCGATGTGAACTCGGACGCCCCTCCCTTCGATGTGTACCGTCGTTTGAGGCGTCTTAACCCGGCTCCATACAGTGCCTACCTGGATTTTGGAGATTATCAGATACTTTCAACATCACCGGAGCGGATGTTTCTAAAAGAGGGCGGGCGTATCAGCACCGGTCCCATCAAAGGGACCATTGCCGCCAGCGATGACCCTATGGCCAACGACTACAGCCGCCGTCGGCTCCTTGAGTCTGACAAGGACCGCGCCGAACTGTTGATGATAGTCGATCTCGAACGTAACGATCTCGGACGTATCGCGCGGACCGGGACGGTGGAAGTCGAACGTCTCTTCAAGACAGAAACCTATTCATCGTTGATTCATCTGGTAAGCGATATCTCAGCCGAACTGCGGAACGATGTCCGGTTGAAAGATATTGTGGCAACTCTCATGCCCGGGGGTTCGATCACCGGGGCACCGAAGAAGCGCGCCGTGGAAATTATTGCCGACATGGAAACTCTGCCGCGGTCGGTATATACCGGCTGCATCGGATACGTGGATGGTGACAAGGCCGATTTCAATATCGCTATCCGAACCATGATTCACGCCGGGGGGCAGTATCAAGTCCATGCCGGTGGTGGTATCGTGGCTGATAGTGATCCCGATTCTGAATATGACGAGATGCTTCTGAAGGCCCGCAATCTGCTCAAGTCGCTTGGTGTGCAGCAGGAGGAAACGGTTTGCTGA
- a CDS encoding acyl carrier protein — protein sequence MDARTQLKEFVVENFMMGQDASELSDSGSLLELGIIDSTGVLELVGFLEETYQFTVDDDDLVPDNLDSIDNLVKFVQRKNGS from the coding sequence TTGGACGCTCGAACACAACTGAAAGAGTTCGTTGTAGAAAACTTCATGATGGGACAGGATGCCTCCGAATTGTCGGACTCCGGATCACTTCTGGAGCTTGGCATTATTGATTCTACCGGCGTGCTCGAACTGGTCGGATTCCTTGAAGAAACCTATCAGTTCACGGTCGACGATGACGATCTGGTACCGGACAACCTGGATTCCATCGACAACCTGGTTAAGTTCGTCCAGCGAAAGAACGGTTCCTGA
- a CDS encoding creatininase family protein, which yields MELKLQRLSWLKVSELVPRKIDTVILPVGTVEAHGSDCLGTDNFIPENIAEGIAERVNALVAPTLPFGITKSLQRYAGCITLKPETFANAVTEIIGSFKQAGFKNVIVMNGHGGNNNVLKTVAHDCHRDYTVNVCVIHWWMLCAQMTEEFFGHVGGHAGTDESAMVQAIDETLVDKDAYDPKQAWYFRPGADVYPVPGTILLYKDGVGAPEYDAEKSRQYREKVIKTVGEFTELVLTRWRQQGL from the coding sequence GTGGAACTCAAGCTACAGCGATTGAGTTGGCTGAAAGTCTCGGAACTCGTTCCCCGCAAAATCGACACCGTCATACTACCAGTGGGCACTGTTGAGGCGCACGGCTCCGACTGTCTGGGCACCGACAATTTCATTCCTGAGAACATTGCCGAAGGGATCGCCGAGCGCGTCAACGCGCTGGTCGCACCCACGCTGCCCTTCGGAATCACCAAGTCCCTGCAGCGTTATGCAGGTTGTATCACCTTGAAACCGGAAACCTTTGCCAACGCCGTTACTGAGATCATCGGATCGTTCAAGCAAGCCGGATTCAAGAACGTGATTGTGATGAACGGTCACGGCGGCAACAACAACGTGCTCAAAACAGTCGCGCACGATTGCCATCGTGACTATACCGTGAATGTCTGTGTCATTCATTGGTGGATGTTGTGCGCTCAGATGACCGAAGAGTTCTTTGGACATGTCGGCGGCCATGCCGGTACCGATGAAAGCGCCATGGTTCAGGCTATCGATGAAACTCTGGTCGACAAAGATGCATACGATCCCAAACAGGCCTGGTACTTCCGTCCCGGCGCCGATGTCTACCCTGTTCCCGGCACGATACTGCTATACAAAGATGGCGTCGGTGCGCCTGAATACGATGCCGAGAAATCCCGGCAGTACCGCGAGAAAGTAATCAAGACGGTCGGCGAGTTTACCGAGCTTGTGCTTACACGCTGGCGCCAGCAGGGGCTGTAG
- a CDS encoding aminotransferase class IV: MLKTVTTINGRFHDREDARISVFDNALLYAEGLFETLLAVDDRIIFLKEHLSRLYRGAKVIGLDIPVTPERLTGWMKKTVRAHPDRITKLRLTLTAGEAARWVGRQGKPQVILSASPHTMPARPFRIQVSRFRVDHKSVFRRIKTLSYVIHAAALLQSRRAGCDDALLLNQDDKVAEVTSANVFWVKNGRIFTPPISSGCLEGITRKIVLREARRIGHSIAEKNCSLLQLLDSDELFISSSLKLVVGVSLVKAGRKSHRVATGPITADLAEQFYRLVGVN, translated from the coding sequence TTGCTGAAGACTGTTACGACTATCAACGGACGGTTTCACGACCGCGAGGATGCCCGCATCTCGGTCTTTGACAACGCCCTGTTGTATGCCGAGGGGTTGTTCGAGACGCTGCTGGCTGTCGATGATCGTATCATCTTTCTCAAGGAGCACTTGAGCCGTTTGTACCGAGGCGCCAAAGTGATCGGCCTGGACATACCTGTGACGCCCGAGCGTTTGACTGGCTGGATGAAGAAAACAGTGCGCGCTCACCCGGATCGGATTACCAAGTTGCGGCTGACGCTTACCGCCGGTGAAGCGGCCCGCTGGGTCGGACGTCAGGGGAAACCGCAGGTGATCCTGAGCGCCTCGCCGCACACCATGCCTGCACGGCCCTTCCGCATCCAGGTGTCTCGCTTTCGTGTTGATCACAAGTCGGTCTTTCGACGTATCAAGACACTGTCGTATGTGATCCACGCGGCCGCCCTCTTGCAGTCGCGTCGGGCCGGCTGCGATGATGCTCTTCTGCTTAACCAGGACGACAAGGTAGCCGAGGTTACGTCGGCCAATGTGTTTTGGGTAAAGAACGGGCGCATTTTCACGCCACCCATTTCGTCCGGTTGTCTTGAGGGCATTACACGTAAGATCGTGCTGAGAGAAGCCCGCCGGATCGGTCACTCTATCGCCGAGAAGAACTGCTCACTCTTGCAACTGCTTGACTCGGACGAGTTGTTCATCTCCAGTTCGCTGAAACTGGTTGTCGGTGTTTCGTTAGTCAAAGCAGGACGCAAGAGCCACAGGGTAGCAACCGGACCTATCACCGCCGACCTGGCCGAACAGTTCTACCGCTTAGTCGGTGTGAACTGA
- a CDS encoding acyltransferase, which yields MIRLVVKRFLLVCGVVCTLPLILLTWLEAAIMGRRYERVYGACKEILSLFPTIVGQYFRLGFYLATCRNVSPDASFMLGSMLSHRDVSVASGVVLGVYTIIGCADIGPNVLFGARVSVISGKYQHGRPDERTSDQTATEQYDLITIGANSWIGQEAIVMANVGENCTVAAGAVLYKDAPDNCTFMGNPARKVNL from the coding sequence ATGATCAGATTGGTTGTCAAAAGATTCCTTTTGGTGTGTGGTGTCGTTTGCACGTTACCGCTTATCCTGCTCACCTGGCTGGAGGCAGCCATTATGGGTCGGCGATACGAGCGCGTGTACGGCGCCTGCAAAGAGATTTTGTCGCTTTTTCCAACGATAGTCGGCCAATACTTCAGGCTCGGTTTCTACCTGGCCACCTGTCGCAATGTGTCTCCCGATGCCAGTTTCATGCTGGGCAGTATGTTGTCACACCGTGACGTCAGCGTGGCCTCGGGTGTGGTTCTGGGCGTCTACACGATTATTGGCTGTGCCGATATTGGGCCCAACGTGCTTTTTGGCGCACGCGTCTCGGTTATCAGCGGCAAATATCAGCACGGGCGACCGGATGAACGAACTTCTGATCAAACCGCCACCGAACAGTACGATCTGATCACAATCGGCGCCAATAGTTGGATTGGGCAGGAAGCAATCGTAATGGCCAACGTGGGGGAAAACTGTACTGTCGCGGCCGGTGCCGTGCTTTACAAAGATGCGCCGGATAACTGCACATTCATGGGCAACCCGGCCCGGAAAGTAAATCTTTAG
- a CDS encoding DUF2064 domain-containing protein, which yields MPRQKKNSSVIAVCIQEPFEDGSSMDLGSIQGDDLRFLHQAFISDTITHALDIETADTRLYYIDDTDRKRFVQIIHDYLQKKLTNQKAEAFKKRFNLFEQEKERWGIRAEKLFADCFASGYDNVLLVGSRTPTIRASMLKAALRKLETSDAVFGPTPEGRYYIIGMSGGARIQLSDFDWKSPSIYSEVVEALTAKGLAWSEQEIWYAVETTDELEMMVRDINQYRYEGDESTAIETEKVMERLLAKLGE from the coding sequence ATGCCAAGACAGAAGAAAAACTCAAGTGTAATCGCCGTCTGCATCCAGGAGCCTTTTGAAGATGGGTCCAGCATGGACCTCGGTTCCATACAGGGGGACGACCTGCGATTTCTACATCAGGCGTTCATCTCCGATACCATCACGCACGCCCTGGATATTGAGACGGCCGATACACGACTGTACTACATCGACGACACGGACCGCAAACGATTCGTCCAGATCATACACGACTACCTCCAGAAGAAACTGACAAATCAGAAAGCCGAAGCGTTCAAGAAACGGTTTAACCTGTTTGAACAGGAAAAGGAACGCTGGGGCATCCGAGCGGAAAAACTGTTCGCAGACTGTTTCGCTTCAGGCTACGATAACGTCTTGTTAGTCGGTAGTCGCACGCCGACGATTAGAGCCAGCATGCTCAAAGCCGCGCTGCGAAAGCTTGAAACGTCGGATGCCGTTTTCGGTCCCACCCCCGAAGGACGCTACTATATCATAGGCATGTCCGGCGGCGCGAGAATCCAGCTGAGTGATTTCGACTGGAAGTCACCCTCGATTTATTCGGAAGTGGTCGAAGCTCTGACGGCCAAGGGTCTGGCCTGGTCCGAGCAGGAGATTTGGTACGCAGTAGAGACCACCGATGAACTTGAAATGATGGTTCGCGACATCAACCAATACCGCTACGAGGGAGACGAATCCACGGCCATCGAAACCGAGAAGGTCATGGAAAGACTGCTGGCCAAGCTGGGAGAATAG
- a CDS encoding replication-associated recombination protein A, producing the protein MDIFEKDSPLSEEAVHNASPLADRMRPQTIDQFVGQSRVFGVGTPLRQAIERDQVGSLILWGPPGSGKTTLARLIASTTRGQFVPFSAVTSGIKEVKAVISKAGNYFKLSGRRTYIFIDEIHRFNKAQQDAFLPYVESGDIVLIGATTENPSFEVNSALLSRMRVYVLERLSPADIRKLIERALSDKESGLGGGNVQIDEDGLDFVAAAADGDARRGLSLLEAAAAFVESGKTITVDDLKQVHQRGLALYDKAGEEHYNLISALHKTIRGGDPDASLYWLARMLEAGEEPMYIIRRLVRFATEDVGLADPYALTLTLNARDAFHFLGPPEGELAIAQAVIYMACAPKSNSVYTAFKAARVDAVEKGSLPVPLGLRNAPTSLMKDIGYGSGYQYAHEFKDGVTGQEYFPEELAGTSYYKPGAIGREKRLADYLAQYKEFREKLKDDS; encoded by the coding sequence ATGGATATTTTCGAGAAAGACTCCCCCCTGTCGGAGGAGGCGGTGCACAATGCTTCCCCGCTGGCCGATCGGATGCGCCCGCAGACTATCGATCAGTTTGTGGGCCAGTCGCGGGTTTTCGGTGTCGGCACACCTTTGCGCCAAGCCATCGAGCGCGACCAGGTCGGGTCGCTGATTCTGTGGGGACCGCCCGGCTCCGGCAAAACCACGCTGGCCCGTTTGATCGCCAGTACTACACGGGGACAGTTTGTGCCGTTCTCGGCCGTGACTTCAGGCATCAAAGAGGTCAAGGCGGTCATCTCCAAAGCGGGCAACTATTTCAAATTGTCCGGTCGACGCACTTATATTTTCATTGACGAAATCCATCGTTTCAACAAAGCGCAACAAGACGCTTTCCTGCCCTATGTGGAATCGGGCGACATCGTGCTCATCGGGGCGACTACGGAGAACCCCTCGTTCGAAGTCAACTCCGCGTTGCTTTCACGCATGAGGGTCTATGTTCTTGAACGGCTCAGCCCAGCCGATATTCGAAAGTTGATCGAAAGAGCGTTGTCCGACAAAGAGTCTGGGCTGGGGGGCGGCAATGTGCAGATCGATGAGGACGGGCTCGATTTTGTGGCCGCGGCCGCCGATGGCGACGCGCGCCGGGGCTTGTCACTTTTGGAAGCGGCAGCAGCCTTTGTCGAGTCGGGCAAGACAATCACAGTCGATGACCTCAAGCAGGTGCATCAGCGAGGGCTGGCTCTCTATGATAAAGCCGGCGAGGAACATTACAATCTCATATCCGCTCTGCACAAAACTATCCGGGGCGGCGATCCCGATGCATCCCTCTACTGGCTGGCCCGGATGCTCGAAGCCGGTGAGGAACCCATGTATATCATCAGAAGACTGGTGCGGTTCGCCACTGAAGACGTCGGCCTGGCTGATCCATACGCGCTGACTTTGACTCTCAACGCCCGTGATGCTTTTCATTTTCTCGGCCCGCCCGAGGGGGAGTTGGCCATTGCGCAGGCTGTCATCTACATGGCTTGTGCGCCGAAATCCAATTCTGTTTACACGGCCTTCAAAGCTGCAAGAGTCGATGCTGTGGAGAAAGGGTCCCTGCCGGTGCCGCTGGGATTGCGTAACGCGCCGACTTCTCTGATGAAAGATATTGGCTACGGCTCCGGGTACCAGTACGCCCACGAGTTCAAAGATGGTGTAACCGGTCAGGAGTATTTCCCGGAGGAACTGGCCGGTACCAGCTACTATAAGCCCGGCGCGATCGGTCGTGAAAAGCGGCTGGCTGACTATCTGGCGCAGTACAAGGAATTCCGCGAAAAACTGAAGGACGACTCGTAG
- a CDS encoding thioredoxin family protein, with amino-acid sequence MKDALGRPRHRLATAVLTFLILGWFANVVLAEIDFGGPPTDFDEPLVNVSTALSYSSVEAGESYRAALIAQMIPGWHINSAHPYQDWLIAAQLSFEPPPGFQLSDIDFPEGHDVAFLDEQISVYSDRAVFLFSVTVAADVADGVYSLPVALNYQACDDSTCRPPETIESMLTINVGQLGTLTHTDFFDNSEAQTASNQPPNGGETNELQQLVDKYGLWGYFLALGLAFVTGLLLSFSPCTYPMIPITVSIFAGQQRSLGRGFIMSLFYVGSMAVIYGLMGLVVSLVGGVFGAWLASTPVVIGIAVIFCVFSLSMFGLYELQVPMFLRQKLGTTKGGGGIGGAILLGAVAALVVSPCVGPFVAGILLYIATHGSPLIGFIVLFVFAMGLGTLFIIIGTFSSAINSLPRAGEWMDQVKKFFGFVLLIMALYFLRTIIPPITMAILTGLLLLAFGVFGGGLDRLTGEAGGFARLKKYLGLISLLIGAYLLIGTILLEGLILPPASRWLPAVGAGTSQQQEHGIDWLTDLDKGLAQARAEGRPVFIDTWATWCANCRVLEKKTFSHPDVIKEADRFVPIRVQLEKADSEITRNFMDRFGLKIYSLPTTLLLDSEGATQMIRQGVISPEDMVARMQQVK; translated from the coding sequence ATGAAAGACGCTCTTGGGCGACCACGCCATCGTCTGGCTACGGCTGTCCTGACCTTTTTGATCCTTGGTTGGTTCGCAAACGTTGTTTTGGCCGAAATAGATTTTGGCGGTCCACCGACAGACTTCGATGAACCGCTGGTGAATGTCTCGACCGCCCTGTCCTACAGCAGTGTGGAAGCAGGCGAATCATACAGGGCCGCCCTGATTGCCCAGATGATACCGGGCTGGCATATCAACTCTGCTCATCCCTACCAAGACTGGCTTATTGCCGCCCAACTTTCTTTTGAACCACCCCCGGGCTTTCAGCTGTCCGACATCGACTTTCCCGAGGGGCACGATGTGGCCTTTTTGGATGAACAGATTTCCGTTTACTCGGATCGGGCGGTTTTTCTTTTCTCCGTCACGGTGGCGGCAGATGTTGCCGACGGCGTGTATTCACTACCGGTCGCATTGAACTATCAGGCCTGCGATGATTCGACCTGTCGGCCGCCGGAAACAATTGAGTCGATGCTGACAATCAACGTTGGCCAATTGGGTACGCTCACACACACCGATTTTTTCGATAACAGTGAAGCTCAGACGGCTTCGAACCAACCCCCCAACGGCGGCGAGACCAACGAGCTGCAACAGTTGGTCGACAAATATGGCCTTTGGGGTTACTTCCTGGCGCTCGGTTTGGCTTTTGTGACGGGTTTGTTGTTGTCGTTCTCGCCCTGCACCTATCCGATGATTCCGATCACGGTCAGCATCTTTGCCGGCCAGCAGCGTTCGTTGGGTCGAGGCTTTATCATGTCGTTGTTCTATGTCGGTAGTATGGCTGTTATTTACGGCCTTATGGGGCTGGTTGTATCGTTGGTCGGTGGCGTCTTCGGCGCCTGGCTGGCCAGCACACCGGTAGTGATCGGTATCGCGGTGATCTTTTGTGTGTTTTCCCTTTCGATGTTCGGCCTCTATGAGTTGCAGGTACCGATGTTTCTCCGACAGAAACTGGGAACCACTAAAGGCGGCGGTGGAATCGGTGGAGCCATACTGTTGGGTGCGGTCGCTGCTCTGGTGGTCTCGCCCTGTGTGGGTCCGTTTGTGGCCGGAATACTTCTCTATATCGCCACCCACGGTTCGCCGTTAATCGGCTTCATAGTGCTGTTCGTCTTCGCCATGGGACTGGGAACCTTGTTCATCATCATTGGAACATTCTCTTCAGCCATCAATTCCCTGCCGAGAGCGGGCGAATGGATGGACCAGGTCAAAAAGTTTTTTGGCTTCGTCCTGTTGATAATGGCCTTGTATTTCCTTCGCACGATCATACCGCCGATAACGATGGCCATTCTGACCGGCCTGCTTTTGTTAGCCTTCGGCGTCTTCGGCGGTGGACTGGATCGACTCACCGGCGAAGCCGGCGGGTTCGCTCGCCTCAAAAAGTACCTGGGTCTAATCTCGCTGCTCATAGGTGCCTACTTGCTCATCGGGACGATTCTGCTGGAAGGACTAATCCTGCCGCCGGCCTCCCGGTGGCTGCCGGCCGTTGGAGCCGGAACCTCACAGCAACAAGAGCACGGGATCGATTGGCTCACCGACCTGGACAAAGGGCTCGCTCAGGCCAGAGCCGAGGGCCGGCCGGTCTTTATCGACACCTGGGCAACCTGGTGCGCCAACTGTCGTGTTCTGGAGAAGAAAACATTCAGTCATCCCGACGTTATCAAAGAGGCCGATCGTTTTGTGCCGATTCGCGTGCAGCTTGAAAAGGCCGACTCTGAGATAACCAGGAACTTCATGGACCGTTTCGGCTTGAAAATATACTCTCTGCCCACCACGCTGCTGTTGGACTCTGAGGGCGCCACACAGATGATTCGACAAGGCGTCATCTCTCCGGAGGACATGGTCGCTCGGATGCAGCAAGTGAAGTGA
- a CDS encoding DNA alkylation repair protein: MQTSPFLKQVARELKKYESRKYRINAQRFFKEKLDQPWMLKGPVFKQLSNDIWETIKKKSKKDIFGHCEELLSSDLEARIGLAFDFAFRCRKDFTKSDFARFERWAKKHLVNWGTVDNLCCRALGHLILMYPELIPRTKKWAKSKNMWMRRASAVCLIVSLRKKQALSDAFEVADTLMMDEEDLVQKGYGWMLKEATHEFRDEVYNYVLKHRAVMPRTALRYAIEKLPPAMRKEAMKK, from the coding sequence ATGCAAACATCACCATTCCTAAAACAGGTCGCGCGTGAGTTGAAAAAATACGAGTCCCGCAAGTACCGTATCAACGCCCAGCGCTTCTTCAAGGAAAAACTGGATCAACCCTGGATGCTCAAAGGACCGGTCTTCAAACAGTTGTCCAACGACATCTGGGAAACGATCAAGAAGAAGTCCAAGAAAGATATCTTCGGTCATTGCGAAGAACTGCTGTCCTCCGATCTCGAAGCACGCATAGGGTTGGCTTTCGACTTTGCCTTTCGGTGCCGCAAGGACTTTACGAAATCGGACTTCGCACGGTTCGAACGATGGGCCAAGAAACATCTTGTCAACTGGGGCACGGTCGACAATCTATGCTGTCGCGCCTTGGGGCACTTGATTCTGATGTACCCGGAATTGATTCCACGCACCAAGAAGTGGGCGAAATCAAAAAACATGTGGATGCGTCGCGCCTCGGCCGTCTGTCTGATTGTGTCGCTCAGAAAGAAGCAGGCATTGTCGGACGCTTTCGAAGTCGCCGACACACTCATGATGGACGAGGAAGACCTGGTGCAAAAGGGGTACGGTTGGATGCTGAAAGAAGCCACGCACGAGTTCCGGGATGAAGTCTATAACTACGTCTTGAAACATCGCGCCGTCATGCCGCGCACGGCTTTGCGCTATGCTATTGAGAAGCTACCCCCGGCCATGCGTAAAGAAGCGATGAAGAAATAG